Proteins from a single region of Calypte anna isolate BGI_N300 chromosome 26, bCalAnn1_v1.p, whole genome shotgun sequence:
- the LOC103533559 gene encoding green-sensitive opsin: MNGTEGINFYVPMSNKTGVVRSPFEYPQYYLAEPWKYRLVCCYIFFLISTGLPINLLTLLVTFKHKKLRQPLNYILVNLAVADLFMACFGFTVTFYTAWNGYFVFGPIGCAVEGFFATLGGQVALWSLVVLAIERYIVVCKPMGNFRFSASHAMMGIAFTWVMAFSCAAPPLFGWSRYMPEGMQCSCGPDYYTHNPDYHNESYVLYMFVIHFIIPVVVIFFSYGRLICKVREAAAQQQESATTQKAEKEVTRMVILMVLGFMLAWTPYAVVAFWIFTNKGADFTATLMSVPAFFSKSSSLYNPIIYVLMNKQFRNCMITTICCGKNPFGDEDVSSTVSQSKTEVSSVSSSQVSPA, from the exons ATGAACGGGACAGAAGGTATCAACTTTTATGTGCCTATGTCCAACAAAACAGGGGTGGTGAGGAGCCCCTTTGAGTACCCCCAGTACTACCTGGCCGAGCCCTGGAAATACCGCCTGGTGTGCTGCTAcatcttcttcctcatctccacgGGTTTGCCCATCAACCTCCTCACCCTCCTGGTCACCTTCAAACACAAGAAGCTCCGACAACCACTCAACTACATCTTGGTCAACTTGGCAGTGGCCGATCTCTTCATGGCTTGTTTTGGCTTCACCGTCACCTTCTACACAGCCTGGAACGGGTACTTCGTCTTTGGCCCCATCGGTTGTGCCGTGGAAGGCTTCTTTGCCACCCTGGGAG gccaGGTTGCCCTCTGGTCCCTGGTTGTCCTGGCCATCGAGCGTTACATCGTGGTCTGCAAGCCCATGGGCAACTTCCGCTTCTCCGCCAGCCACGCCATGATGGGCATCGCCTTCACCTGGGTCATGGCCttctcctgtgctgctccccCCCTCTTTGGCTGGTCCAG ATACATGCCAGAGGGGATGCAGTGTTCCTGTGGCCCCGACTACTACACCCACAACCCTGACTACCACAACGAGTCCTACGTCCTCTACATGTTTGTCATCCACTTCATCATCCCAGTGGTGGTCATCTTCTTCTCCTATGGGCGCCTCATTTGCAAAGTCCGAGAG gcagctgcccagcagcaggaatcAGCCACCACCCAGAAGGCTGAGAAGGAGGTGACACGAATGGTGATCCTCATGGTGTTGGGGTTCATGCTGGCCTGGACACCCTATGCTGTGGTGGCATTTTGGATCTTCACCAACAAGGGAGCAGACTTCACTGCCACGCTCATGTCAGTGCCTGCCTTCTTCTCCAAGAGTTCCTCCCTCTACAACCCCATCATCTACGTCCTCATGAACAAACAG tTCCGTAACTGCATGATCACCACAATCTGCTGTGGCAAGAACCCCTTTGGGGATGAAGATGTCTCCTCCACCGTATCCCAGAGCAAGACTGAGGTCTCCTCTGTCTCCTCCAGCCAAGTATCACCTGCATAG